The sequence AATGCTTCTCAACAATGTTTCTGCCTTGTATAAATGCTATAAGAAGAAGCATTGTAACTAGCCTAAACTGGGATTTATGCCTACTAAATCTACCATTAAATGTGTGGCCAACTGTTCCTCAAGATTTTTTCTCCAGCCAAGCCTCAATACAACAGATTTAAAACGAATCAATGAATGATGATATTCAATCTAGACTGGGGACTTCATCATTTAAGAGACAGTTGTCTCGTCTCCCTGACTCAGGTGTGTATAAGACTTGGGTGGAAGATAAGCAACAAAAGCAGTTCATGTTATTTGTCCAAAATGAATTATTGCCTTGAAGAAGTCTTGACCTGGTGCACACATACATtgagtctacaaaacattaagaacgttCCAAATATTAATTGGGGCacggactccacaaggtgtcgaaagtgttgactccaacatgggccagcaagttggctggatgtcctttgggtggtggaccattcttgatacacacggtaaactgttgagtgtgaaaaacccagcagcgttgcagttcatgactcaaaccggtgctcctggcacctgctaacataccccgttcaaaggcacttcaatattttgtcttaccAATTCACCCaccgaatggcacacatacacaatccatttctcaattgtcttgaggcttaaaaatccttatttaaccttaACCTCCCTTTCACTCTATCCCATAAAACATGACACTGCTAACTAGGCATCAATTAGCTAGCACTTTTCACGTTTATTAAGAAGGTTAATGAAGTTGGACTCATTCCAGACCACTTTGGTAGGTAGCTTGGTTTCCAATTTCCAGCAGATTTTCCTTAATCCCCTTGATTGGTCGTCAACGGTTACTGGTCTTGGAACTCATGTGTTCCCCAGAAACGGCTTCTGGTGAACTGTTTGCAGCTAGCAGCAATACATATTGTTGCCACAGGTTTGCCACTGATTCAAATAGAATCTTGAGAGAATTGTTGTCCAGAAAATAAAAACAACTCTGGCTAGCGGTTTGCCAATAGTGGCAATAAATATTATTATTGCCAGAGGTTTGCTGCGGATTACCACAAGTGGCAAACATTTGCAAACTTCTGGCAACATTTTGTGGCACACTATTTAGTTTGCCACAAATTTGCCACCAACTTCCATGAAGTTGCCCCAAGAAATTCCTTCCAACATCCCGCAAGGGCAtttattattgtgtgtgtggtaccAGTCATAAATTTGGACATAcaggtgaagtcggaagtttacgtatacatttaaactcagtttttcacaattcctgaattTCAATCCTAGGAAAAATCCAGTTTTTTAGGTCtgttagggtcaccactttattttaataatgtgaaatgtcagaataatagtagagatttatttcagcttttatttcatcacattcccagtgggtcagaagtttacatgcactcaattcacatttggtagcattgccttttaaattgtttaacctgggtcaaacgtttcgggtagccttccacaagcttcccacaataagttgggtgaattttggctcattcctcctgacagagctggtgtaactgagtcaggtttgtagccctccttgctcgcacacgccttttcagttatgcccacacattttctataggatttaaGTCactgctttgtgatggccactccaatactttgactttgttgtccttaagccattttgccacaactttggaagtatgcttggggtcattgtccatttggaagactcatttgcgaccaagctttaacttcctgactgatgtcttgagatgttgcttcaatatatccacacaattttcctacctcatgatgccatctattttgtgaagtgcaccagtccctccagcagtaaagcacccccacaccatgatgctgccacccccatgcttcacggttgggatggtgttctttggcttgcaagcctccccctttttcctcaaaagataacaatggttattatggccaaacagttctatttttgtttcatcagaccagaggacatttctccaaaaagtacgatctttgtccccatgtgcagttacaaactgtagtctggattttattatagcggttttggagcagtggctttttccttgctgagcggcatttcaggttatgtcgatataggactcgttttactgtggatatagatacttctgtacccgtttcctccagcatcttcacaaggtcctttgctgttgttctgggattgatttgcacttttcacacaagtaagtttatctctaggagacagaatgcatcacCTTCCTGAGTTGtgtgacggctgcatggtccgatggtgtttatacttgcgtactattgtttgaacagatgaacgtggtccttcaggcatttggaaattgctcccaaggatgaaccagacttgtggaggtctacaatttgttttctaaggtcttggctgatttattttgattttcccatgatgtcaagcaaagaggcactgagtttgaaggtaggccttgacatacagtggggcaaaaaagtatttagtcagccaccaattgtgcaagttctcccacttaaaaagatgagaggcctgtaattttcatcataggtacacttcaactatgacagacaaatgagagaaaaaaaatccataaaatcacattgtaggatttttaataaatttatttgcaaattatggtggaaagtaTAAGTATTTGGTCAGTAACAAGttcatctcaatactttgttatataccctttgttggcaatgaccgaggtcaaacgttttctgtaagttttcACAGGGTTttaacacactgttgctggtattttggccaattcctccatgcagatctcctctagagcagtgatgttttggggctgttgctgggcaacacggactttcaactcactccaaagattttctatggggatgagatctggagactggttaggccactccaggaccttgaaatgcttcttactaagccactccttcgttgcccggccagtgtgtttgggatcattgtcctgctgaaagacccagccgcgtttcatcttcaatgcccttgctgatggaaggaggttttcactcaaaatctcacgatacatgggcccattcattctttcctttacacggatcagtcgtcctggtccctttgcagaaaaatagccccaaagcatgatgtttccacccccatgcttcacagtaggtatggtgttctttggactcaacgacgagttgagtttttaccaaaatgttCTGGTTtcaccaaaatataactttttggtaaaaactcaactcgttgtgtttggaggacaaagaatgctgagttacatccaaagaacaccatacctactgtgaagcacggCGTAGGAAACacattgttcaggggcagaatgacagatttttaccttgtcagctcagggattcgatctagcaacctttcggttactgctctaaccactaggctacctgccgccccctttgtcgccaccctttgccttgatgactttgcacattcttggcattctctcaaccagcttcacgaggtagtcacctggaatgcatttcaattaacaggtgtgccttgttaaaagtgaatttgtggaatttatttcctttttAATActtttgagccaatcatttgtgttgtgacaaattaggggtggtatacagaaggtagctctggtaaaagaccaagtccatattatagcaaaaacagctcaaataagcaaagagaatgacagtccatcattgcttTAAGACAAGGTCAGTCAACACAGAACATTTCCACATTTTAAaccttcaagtgcagtctcaaaaaccatcaagcgctatgatgaaactggctctcatgaggactgccacaggaaaggaagacacgaAATACACGAGCACTGGACAttcgaccggtggaaatctgcccCTTGGTATGAGTCCAAATTTTTGGTTCCgatctctgtgtctttgtgagactaaGGGTacgtgaacggatgatctctgcatgtgtggttcccaccgtgaagcatggaggaggtgtgatagtttgggggtgctttgctggtgacactgtcgtgaattatttagaattcaaggcacacttaaccagcatggctaccacagcattctgcagcgatacgccatcccatctggtttgtgcttagtcccactatcagttgtttttcaacaggacaatgacccaacacacttctaGGCTGTGTAAAaggctatttgacaaagaagagtgatggagtgctgcatcagatgacctgacctacacaatcacccgacctcaacccaattgagatggtttgggatgagttgaaccgcagaatgaaggaaaagcagtcaacaagtgctcagcatatgaggAAACTCCAAGACTGTTGAAATAGCATTCCATGTTAAGCTGAtggagagaatgctaagagtgtgcaaagctgtcatcaaggcaaagcgtggctatttgaagaatctaaaatatattttgatttcttactattttctacattgtaaaataaaaacccttgaaagagtaTGTCaagacttttgactggtgctgtgtGGTATGTACGTTTGTTATATGTAGGCTATATACTTGGTTTCTACATAATGAGTTCCGTCCAGTGTTTATATAGCGTAATAATGTTTGGTACGGGTTGACCTCTACCACAGTTGGACTGTAAAACATTTGGTCACAGAAATGGCTTTAATAGAGATGTACTGACAGTTTTGGCACGGTATTGCTGGTTTCTATGCATTTTATTGGGCCCATTTTACAGTCTCTTGAGTGTTTTGGACTGCTGGGTAATTGAGTCTTATCTTCATTCTTTGAAATGTTTTTCTCAATACTATTCGTTTGTATGACTGGCACATCTTTCAGCCATTTTAACTGCTTTGGCTATGTTGTAGCTCTAATGGGTTCGTGATGAGACAAGTGACTGTCCTTGTGTTTTGTCACTCCATCACTGTTTTATCATGCTGATgtttataatatacagtatgttgctATAATTACTGTGGACATCTGTGATTCAATGCTGGATCGGCACATCAGTCTTCAGGGCTTTTTCTTTCTTGAACTGCGCATTTTTATATGTATAGCTTGCTGGAGAATCGCATGTGGATACGGACCCTGAGAGATAGATGTACATCTATCCATCGATCTAAGTTGGCTTTAGTAGGAATGGATTGAATAACACATGGCACCTAGGTGTGTATCAGCAAAACTTGTTGTTGATATAACTGGAAGGGTGGTAGCCTGCAGTCTTATCACAGTGTAAAGTATTTGCTCATCTTTTAATGTACAGTGTCTATTCCATACGTGAACGTTCTGCCCTGTTGAATAAGCTTCCGGTGCGGTCTAGTATGTGGAGGTTTTGCCTGCATGCTTCTTGCAATGGGATGAACTGTGTGTAATAGGATCTTACGGTAGAAGTTGCCTCGAACCACAGATCTAGGGTCAGATTCTCCTACCCCCCTCCATCCTAATCACCCCCATTAGTTGTATGTAAAAAGATCTGACCCTGTATCACTGGGAAGGTGCAACTTCTACCCGCACTATGTGCGTGGTGCAGGCAGGAAGCTGGGGAGTTGTATCTGCTGTGTCGGCTGGTTAAACCGGGGGGTTCACTAAGAGCGTAGGGACTCTCTCCGCAGAATAAGACCGTGGCCACGCCCAACCAGGGCGTGTGGGACATGCGGGGGAAGCAGTTCTACGCCGGGATCGAGATCAAGGTGTGGGCTGTGGCCTGCTTCGCCCCACAGAAACAGTGCAGAGAGGACCTGCTCAAGTGAGTCATCTGCCCGTCAACATGGGAGACACACCTTCACCCTTTCTCTTTTCCTATTCCCACAAATCTCCATAGCCCTGCTTAGTCTGTGTGGTGATCATTACTCATTTCGGGCCAAATCCAAACTTTTAAGATATGTGGGCTTATCCAAAATATGATGTACATCTCCCATTGATGTATGCATACTAGTTACGCAAATATATCTTAAGTTAGGATTTTGACCACAGAATTTCAACTTATTGTTCAACAGTTTGAATGCAGTATTCTGGCTCTAGACTAGATTCCCTGAAGGTTTGTTCATGGTTTTCTAGGAGCTTCACAGACCAGCTGAGGAAGATCTCGAAGGATGCGGGGATGCCCATCCAGGGACAGCCGTGTTTCTGTAAATACGCCCAGGGAGCGGACAGCGTGGAACCCATGTTCAAACACCTGAAGATGTCCTATGTGGGACTGCAGCTCATCGTGGTCATCCTGCCCGGCAAAACCCCTGTCTACGGTAAGAATCATACTACTTTAGTTGGGTAAATCTATTCTTTATTTGGAGAAATCTATTATGTTGAAAGAAGAGCAAACTAACTTCAACTAGGTTGTCCGTCTCTTCCtactgtctttaaaaaaaaaatgcatttccTCTTATGGATTTGTATAAGATATTTGATCAAATATAATTGGAAGGCTTGAAAATGGTGGTAGGGGAGCAAACCCCCCTCAATTTCCACTAGTGCCTTGAGGAACACTAGTTCACTATTCATGCTTAAAATGTTAAGAGAACCAATCTACTAGCTACTCTTGCATTTGAGAATATTAGAGCTCAATTACTTTTCTGTGTCCGTATGGTCCTGGTGCCACAGCGGAGGTGAAGCGGGTAGGAGACACTCTCCTGGGCATGGCCACTCAGTGTGTCCAGGTGAAGAACGTGGTGAAGACGTCCCCCCAAACCCTCTCCAACCTCTGCCTCAAGATCAACGCCAAACTGGGGGGCATCAACAACGTCCTTGTGCCCCATCAGAGGTGGcaaccacacacacgcatactcaTACATGCAATTTTAaagagttacaattcatataaggaaatcagttaattgaaataaattcattaggccctaatctatgtaatttcacatgactgggcaggggtgcggCCATGGGGAGCCAATCAGAAATGAGTTTttctccacaaaagggctttattacagacaaatactcctcagcacccccacCACCCCTCAGATGATCCTGTAGGTGAAGAAGCTGGctatggaggtcctgggctggtgtgggttacaagtggtctgcggttgtgagactgGTTGGACAtgctgctaaattctctaaaatgacgttggatgCAGCTTATGGTTgataaattaacattaaattctctggcaacagctctggtgtacattcctgcagtcaacatgccaattgcacgcttcctcaacttgagacatcttttattgtccccagcacaaggggaATCAGCTTCTTCATATCCCACACTTGTCAGGCggctggattatcttggtaaaggagaaatgctcacgaaaAGGGATATAAACAAATCTGTACACAAAATTTGCGAGAAAtcagctttttgtgtgtatggaaaatgtctgatttttttattttattttagcacatgaaaccaacactttacatgttgcgtttgtgTTTGTTCAATGTGGTATACTCAAGATTGTGTCTCGCTGCAAGTGATGTTCTCACGATGGTCTTCCGAGCCTTCATGGCTTTGAAGAAATTGCCTAAAGGCAACACTGATGCAGTACAACTGTGAATAAAACAGCCCACTGCTTAATCATCAATGAAAGCGCAATACACCCACACAACATACAATTGCCTATCCACATTCTGTTATGTCCATAACATGTCAATCAATTCTCAAATGTATTGTGCTGAAGACTTATACCTCTGCTCTGAGAgcaaagcaacacacacacacacacacacacacacacacacgcacacacttatTTTATTGccatatctttaaaaaaaacaacatgtAAATAATGTAaacctctccctacctccagACCCTCTGTGTTCCAGCAACCTGTCATCTTCCTGGGGGCGGACGTTACTCACCCTCCAGCCGGCGACGGCAAGAAGCCCTCCATCGCGGCGGTGGTGGGCAGCATGGACGGCCACCCCAGCCGCTACTGTGCCACGGTGCGCGTGCAGACGTCGCGCCAGGACCTGTCCCAGGAGCAGCTGTACAGCCAGGAGGTCATTCAGGACCTGACCAACATGGTGCGCGAGCTGCTCATCCAGTTCTACAAGTCCACACGCTTCAAGCCCACCCGCATCATCTACTACCGCGGCGGCGTGTCCGAGGGCCAAATGAAACAGGTGAGGAGGGGGTGACTAAGGGAGGGTTTGATGCGTGTCGTTTCGGTTCATTAGGGTTTGTGGGTTTTCAAGTTTTGACTCTGTTCTGAATTGACTGTTGAATGACATTGCTTTATGATTTATCATTTTGAGTCGGTGGCTGCTTATCCCTTTAAAAGGTGCGGCCCCTCACACCTCAGGAAAACCATGGTGTCCTATCAGTGTTGGGCGTTGACGGTTCAATACTGACTCAAAGTATATCCAGACGGATCTCCCTCTCCAATTAACCCTGTCTCTACAACTTGAGATATAATGTAAAGGATAGAAGAGAACAAGTGTGGTCCCTAGTGATTTGTGCCACAGTGCCCTGGATATAGCATCTcactgcgtttacacaggcagcccgaTTTGGATCTTTTGCTCAattattggtcttttgaccaatcggaTCAGATCTTTggccaataattgggcaaaagaaCAGAATTAGGctacctgtgtaaacgcagccaacTTTGACTCAACCAGAGAATCATATCAATGCATTTTTCCCTGCAATGTGAATCTcactgtttctgtgtctgtgtgggtggctgtgtgtgtaggtggcgTGGCCGGAGCTGATAGCAATCAGGAAGGCctgtatcagcttggaggaggaCTACCGACCGGGCATCACCTACATCGTGGTTCAGAAACGCCACCACACCCGCCTCTTCTGCTCAGACAAGGCCGAGAGGGTGAGTGGAGACCCatgtagagcaggggtgtcaactCAATTCCTGGAGGgcagtgtctgtgtttttttttttagggaACTTCCTAAGCAATTACCTTTTTCAAATGATCGATCAAGTACATGGGAGGGGCGAGGACACCCAGCCCTCCGGGAATTGAGTTTGACATCCCTGATGTAGAGGGTGCAGTTAACCGcaggtctaggatcagattacccacCTGTAAACCATTTGTGGATAAAACGACATCTGTACCAGGCCTTTGGCAGTGTTTCAATACTTTTTAAATGCATCTCTCAAAACTCCTATCTTTGGAGTAATATCTGAGCTGACAGTTCACTCGATTCATGATTTAGACACAGCCAAAGTTACAGATGGGTTGCAGAGCGAGTTAGCCCCTCTTCAGCTTGCACCCCAGCATATCCAGTGTCTTTAATCGCAACTATCCCCCCCTACAGGTTGGAAAGAGTGGCAACGTCCCAGCCGGAACCACCGTGGACAGCACAATCACTCACCCCTCCGAGTTTGACTTCTACCTTTGCAGCCATGCTGGGATCCAGGGCACCAGCCGGCCCTCCCACTACCACGTCCTGTGGGACGACAACTGCTTCACGGCTGACGAGCTCCAGCTGCTCACCTACCAGCTGTGCCACACCTACGTCCGCTGCACCCGCTCAGTCTCCATCCCCGCGCCAGCCTACTACGCCCGGCTGGTGGCTTTCCGCGCCCGCTACCACCTGGTGGACAAAGATCACGACAGGTACTGATGAAAGTGGCAAGGCACAAGTTCTGAATACTGAGGGGTATCACAGATATACAGTGCCCTCTGTAGTTATTGGGACCGTTTTCTTTTGGCTCTGTACTTCAGCACTTCgtatttgaaatgatacaatgactgaggttaaagtgcagactgtctgCTTTAATTTGAGGTTAtattcatccatatcgggtgaaccatttagaaattacaccATTTTTTTGTACGTAGTCCCCCCCCCAATTTAGGAGACCAAAAGTACTGGGACAAACTCCAAAAATTTGTTGACTGCACTTGCTGTTTGTTTTTGGATGCGTTTCAGagtattttgtgcccaatataaaTGAATGGAAAATGTATTAATCaatttggagtcacttttattgtaaataacaatatataatacacttctacattaatgtggattctaccatgattacggataatcctgaatgaatcatgaataatgatgagtgaggaagttagacacacaaatatcataccccagaaatgctaacctccctttATTGTAattgtgagaggttagcatgtcttgggggtatgatatttgtgtgtctaactttctcacgcatcattattcacaattaattcaggattatccgtaatcatggtagaatccacattaatgtagaagtgtttagaaacattctattcttatttacaataaaagtgactccaaaatgacaacattatttaccattcatttataTTGGGCATTAAATACTGTGCATCCAACAAATTTGTTGAGTTTGTCCCAGTACTTTTGGTCTCCTAAAATGGGGGGGACTACGTACTAAAAGTggtgtaatttctaaatggttcacccgatatggatgaataTAACCTCAAATTAAAGCAGACAGTCTGCACTCCAGcctcagtcattgtatcatttcaaatcaaaGTGCTTAAGTACAGAGCCAAAAGGGTAAAAAACATGCTTCATTGTCCCAGTAATTACACAGAGGACTTTATATGAAATGTCATTTTAGCCTGAACAGACACTAATGGGCTGTATTAGCTGCCCTATATGTTAGATTTATATCTGCAACTTATTATGCATCTATCTTTACTGAATATACCATTTTTGTTTGGCATGTTGATGCAAATACATTCTGGTAGATTTAGTTCAAAATGACTGTTAAGTTGTAATGGTGCAACCAAACAGTTGGGCTTTTGCTTCTGTTACTTTATCATGTATCTGACCCCTTTCTCTTGTCCTGTCCTGCAGTGCGGAGGGCAGCCACGTGTCGGGCCAGAGTAACGGTCGGGACCCACTGGCCCTAGCCAAGGCAGTCCAGATCCACTATGATACCCAGCACACCATGTACTTCGCCTGAGCCATGCCAGCAATGGGTGCAGttctgtcccatctctctctctctctctctctctctctctctttttttgccagtctctctctctcttgcgtgTTGATCTGCACCAAAGTGGTTCGAAGCCAGTGAAGTGTGCCAATGGAGTATTTTCCTTTTTGGGGAAAAAACGACATCCGGCGTTCCCGATTGAGCCGCCTTCTACCAGCAATCCGGCACTGAGAGACCGTGGGGTTTCCAATGTACAGAGAAAGCAAATACACGCATACACAAGTTGagccattttattttttaatgtcttttttgtgtgttttttttgtaacACTGAGCAATGGAGCGGACTGACGCCAATCGTCAGTGGCAGCTCTTCTAGCTAAGCAGGACTCTGTCTACTTTTTACCTCAAAGCCCCTTTGGGTGAAAACCTGTCATAAGGTCTTGGGTTGGTGGGGGTCATTGGGGGTATGCGTGGAAACATGGGTGGGGTGGACCTTTTTTTTTgagaatattttttttctcacttttaTGATCATGTTTTTCCTTTCTCCTTTTCTTCAGTCTTACAAGCGAGGTCACCTGGGTATCCATACCCATTACTCTTTCTTCTCCCATTTAGCGAAGAataagtgtgtttgtgtatatacgtgtgcgtgtgtgtctttgcgtgtgtgtgtttcatggcAGGCCACTGAATTGTAAAGGGAAAATCAAGGAGATAACTGCTGTAAATGCCTCAGATTTGATGTTTTTATATtcacacattacatatatataaatatttacatCTATAGAACAGATTGAACTATACAGGCTTCACAGAGGCCGGTGGGTATATGTGTAGCAGTAGCAACCGTGGTTTAGCCGGTGTGGCTGACTGGGCAATGGGACCTATTGAATGGTTGAGAGCTTCGTGAGGGTTTACGGCATTGGGCTAAGCCGTCTTAGTTGGTGCCCCGTGTGAGGAAGGGGATCCATCCCTTAAACTTGTTTGTCTCAACGGTTATGACATTGTTGGGGTGGAGCATGTTTTTTAGCAAGGCGCTAGTCGTCTGAATTTTTCAGAGCAGGAAAACACATTCACTTAACTTTTGGGGTCTCCTTTGCTACCGGCCAATTCATTGCACTGACCGGGGACGCTAGGTAAGCAACAGAGGGCACTCTTCTCTTACATTTATGCATTTATACATACAAATCAAAAAGCAGAATTTGTAAGAGTTTAATATAAAACTGTTTTTGTGGCTAATCTTAACTATTGTTCAGACATAGTTGGTATATTTGATGTTgttcttattgttgttgttaatgttcttATATACGATTATGATAATTATCAAACCGGCAGCAACCAGATGTGTAGTTAGGAGATCAGTGGCTGGGTTTAGAGTTAGACACTTTGTAGCATTCTGGCCTCCGGTGTGGGGGAGGCCCAAGGTGGGGGGCCTCCGGCGTGGGGGAGGCCCAAGGTGTATCAGTTTATGCGCCCTTCTGCTCCTCAGTTATGTAGTAGTTTATGGTGTTAGGGAATGGTTTGGCTGTGTTCTCCAGTAGGGAACATCTGTGTTGATCTATCACTGTTACCCCTGACTGGTAAAACAGGAGGTTACCATCAGTGCTCATCTGGTGAGTATTGTTGGCAGCAGGGGGTTTCGGTTCGAATGGATGAAAGGTGACAATCAGAGCTGGCATTAGGAAGAAACTGGGACAGACAGTGGTAAACAAAGAGGTATGCAATAGGCAATGAGTTACATTTTTAGAACTTCATAATGTGTTTCTatgatagtttgtgtgtatttgAACAAGTATATCTATCCAAGTCTAAACTTGTGGTATTTTTTAATGAAATAATGTTTTGAACACCAGATATGAACATAAAGCATAAGCACTGCCCTTGGATCTAATGACACCTGACCAGTCACGG is a genomic window of Oncorhynchus keta strain PuntledgeMale-10-30-2019 chromosome 19, Oket_V2, whole genome shotgun sequence containing:
- the ago4 gene encoding protein argonaute-4 isoform X4; protein product: MEALGPDPPIGPSAPTSLFQPPRRPGMGTVGKPIRLLANHFQVQIPKIDVYHYDIDIKPEKRPRRVNREVVDTMVRHFKMQIFGDRQPGYDGKRNMYTAHPLPIGRDRVDLEVTLPGEGKDQTFKVSLQWVSVVSLQMLLEALSGHNEVPEDSVQALDVITRHLPSMRYTPVGRSFFSPPEGYYHPLGGGREVWFGFHQSVRPAMWNMMLNIDVSATAFYRAQPVIEFMCEVLDIQNINEQTKPLTDSQRVKFTKEIRGLKVEVTHCGQMKRKYRVCNVTRRPASHQTFPLQLENGQAMECTVAQYFKQKYSLQLKYPHLPCLQVGQEQKHTYLPLEVCNIVAGQRCIKKLTDNQTSTMIKATARSAPDRQEEISRLVKSNSMVGGPDPYLKEFGIVVHNDMTEVTGRVLPAPMLQYGGRVSTDTGRDCGRGLSPQNKTVATPNQGVWDMRGKQFYAGIEIKVWAVACFAPQKQCREDLLKSFTDQLRKISKDAGMPIQGQPCFCKYAQGADSVEPMFKHLKMSYVGLQLIVVILPGKTPVYAEVKRVGDTLLGMATQCVQVKNVVKTSPQTLSNLCLKINAKLGGINNVLVPHQRPSVFQQPVIFLGADVTHPPAGDGKKPSIAAVVGSMDGHPSRYCATVRVQTSRQDLSQEQLYSQEVIQDLTNMVRELLIQFYKSTRFKPTRIIYYRGGVSEGQMKQVAWPELIAIRKACISLEEDYRPGITYIVVQKRHHTRLFCSDKAERVGKSGNVPAGTTVDSTITHPSEFDFYLCSHAGIQGTSRPSHYHVLWDDNCFTADELQLLTYQLCHTYVRCTRSVSIPAPAYYARLVAFRARYHLVDKDHDSAEGSHVSGQSNGRDPLALAKAVQIHYDTQHTMYFA
- the ago4 gene encoding protein argonaute-4 isoform X9, which gives rise to MEALGPGPSAPTSLFQPPRRPGMGTVGKPIRLLANHFQVQIPKIDVYHYDIDIKPEKRPRRVNREVVDTMVRHFKMQIFGDRQPGYDGKRNMYTAHPLPIGRDRVDLEVTLPGEGKDQTFKVSLQWVSVVSLQMLLEALSGHNEVPEDSVQALDVITRHLPSMRYTPVGRSFFSPPEGYYHPLGGGREVWFGFHQSVRPAMWNMMLNIDVSATAFYRAQPVIEFMCEVLDIQNINEQTKPLTDSQRVKFTKEIRGLKVEVTHCGQMKRKYRVCNVTRRPASHQTFPLQLENGQAMECTVAQYFKQKYSLQLKYPHLPCLQVGQEQKHTYLPLEVCNIVAGQRCIKKLTDNQTSTMIKATARSAPDRQEEISRLVKSNSMVGGPDPYLKEFGIVVHNDMTEVTGRVLPAPMLQYGGRNKTVATPNQGVWDMRGKQFYAGIEIKVWAVACFAPQKQCREDLLKSFTDQLRKISKDAGMPIQGQPCFCKYAQGADSVEPMFKHLKMSYVGLQLIVVILPGKTPVYAEVKRVGDTLLGMATQCVQVKNVVKTSPQTLSNLCLKINAKLGGINNVLVPHQRPSVFQQPVIFLGADVTHPPAGDGKKPSIAAVVGSMDGHPSRYCATVRVQTSRQDLSQEQLYSQEVIQDLTNMVRELLIQFYKSTRFKPTRIIYYRGGVSEGQMKQVAWPELIAIRKACISLEEDYRPGITYIVVQKRHHTRLFCSDKAERVGKSGNVPAGTTVDSTITHPSEFDFYLCSHAGIQGTSRPSHYHVLWDDNCFTADELQLLTYQLCHTYVRCTRSVSIPAPAYYARLVAFRARYHLVDKDHDSAEGSHVSGQSNGRDPLALAKAVQIHYDTQHTMYFA
- the ago4 gene encoding protein argonaute-4 isoform X3, whose product is MEALGPDPPIGPSAPTSLFQPPRRPGMGTVGKPIRLLANHFQVQIPKIDVYHYDIDIKPEKRPRRVNREVVDTMVRHFKMQIFGDRQPGYDGKRNMYTAHPLPIGRDRVDLEVTLPGEGKDQTFKVSLQWVSVVSLQMLLEALSGHNEVPEDSVQALDVITRHLPSMRYTPVGRSFFSPPEGYYHPLGGGREVWFGFHQSVRPAMWNMMLNIDVSATAFYRAQPVIEFMCEVLDIQNINEQTKPLTDSQRVKFTKEIRGGWGPAGLKVEVTHCGQMKRKYRVCNVTRRPASHQTFPLQLENGQAMECTVAQYFKQKYSLQLKYPHLPCLQVGQEQKHTYLPLEVCNIVAGQRCIKKLTDNQTSTMIKATARSAPDRQEEISRLVKSNSMVGGPDPYLKEFGIVVHNDMTEVTGRVLPAPMLQYGGRVSTDTGRDCGRNKTVATPNQGVWDMRGKQFYAGIEIKVWAVACFAPQKQCREDLLKSFTDQLRKISKDAGMPIQGQPCFCKYAQGADSVEPMFKHLKMSYVGLQLIVVILPGKTPVYAEVKRVGDTLLGMATQCVQVKNVVKTSPQTLSNLCLKINAKLGGINNVLVPHQRPSVFQQPVIFLGADVTHPPAGDGKKPSIAAVVGSMDGHPSRYCATVRVQTSRQDLSQEQLYSQEVIQDLTNMVRELLIQFYKSTRFKPTRIIYYRGGVSEGQMKQVAWPELIAIRKACISLEEDYRPGITYIVVQKRHHTRLFCSDKAERVGKSGNVPAGTTVDSTITHPSEFDFYLCSHAGIQGTSRPSHYHVLWDDNCFTADELQLLTYQLCHTYVRCTRSVSIPAPAYYARLVAFRARYHLVDKDHDSAEGSHVSGQSNGRDPLALAKAVQIHYDTQHTMYFA